From Punica granatum isolate Tunisia-2019 chromosome 1, ASM765513v2, whole genome shotgun sequence:
AAAAATGTGATGTAATAATCTTGCATGAATGAAGAAACCACGAACTTTGTTTTTTGTGGACCAGAAGCGGAACGCAAACGTGACAACACATTTGCCAAGTCAATCGATATTTGTAGATTATCCCagacggaaaaaaaaaaatgccagCTTCCCTCCCACCAAAACACGAATGTGCTGGAAAAGATACAATCGCCATAATATGAACCTAATCAGATTGTACGACATAAGAATGTTCGAGAAAAACAGAACAATCATGGAAGAGTACCATAAATTACAATACAACTTCTAGCTCTCAACAGGGGATTAATGGCATACGCTCATATCTACAACCACAGCTAATAGATTAGTGCAAGGTCCGATCAGGAGACCTACCTGTCTACAGCCATTTATGAAGCTGCCCGGCACGACAGAACTTTTCCTGGATTCTAGTAGTTCTCAACCTCCAGCCAGAGTTAGATCCATAGATGGCGTCGCCCCACACTCCTCATCCTTGCTAAATCTTAAACTCCTGCTCCAATAAAGTAGTTCAGGACCTCCAGCTCGAGTTAGATCCATAAGATGCGTTCGTCCCACCCTCGTCATCCTTGCTAAATACCATCTCCTGCTCCATCCAATAGTATGTCTGGATAACCTTCTTAGCTCTCTCTTGAATATCTTCATCTCGAGCATGATCCGTAAGGTGTAAAAGCTTGCATATCCCACCAGCATTACGTAGCATTTCCAAGTAGACATTCTCATCCCCTGTCTTGCCTGATTTCTTGTCGGCATGCCCAACCTTCAAAATTTTTTCGACTACTCTCAAAGAATAATGTAGCACCTCCCGATTATCAGAAGCAAGGAGATTGCTGAATGGCCTGACACAGCCTTGATTTCCAAAGTACCTGTAAGTCGATAAAAAAGAGGCAGGCCCTGAAGATCATCAATATCCAAGCGATTAAAATATCTGTTTTCAGGATGCAACTGGACATTGGACTGATTTAACTGCAGGTTGTGGGGGTGGCCATGGTTCAGATTTTGAACCTACCTGAACCCAATGAATTTTAGGCTCAATTGGTTCAAGTTGAGTTCTGGTATATGGGTCTTTAACACTTCAAAGATGGCCAAAAAGGTCCCATATTTCAACTTAGGTTTTTAGGACTTAAAACTGAATTAAAACACGAATCCAATTTGGACAAGAAATATCCGATATCAAGTCCAACTTGAACTTTATCATTATTCCTATATATGAACCAAAAATAACCTACTTTAACCTGATCGTATTCAGATTGTTCAGTTTGATGAGTTAATTGGTTCgattgaaataatatatatagttatagaTTTATAAGAAGTGAAATATAAAACCATTTTAAAGACATATATCAGATAAAATTGAGGAAGAAAGGAGCTGggtcaaaataaaaaaagttgcTGGCTCTATGGAGTGGTGGCAGTTGCCCTTGGCAGGCAGGGCCATCGAGCTTTTAAAATATGGCTGGAATATGCAAATGGGAAactcaagtaaaaaataaataaataaataagtaccTAAGTTGGTCATCATCAGCCTTGCAAATAGCACTACCTATTGCAAATGCTGCCTCTTGCTTTATACGATGATCGGCTTGTTGAAGCAGATTGATCAGGGGCTTGATTAGATCCGCTTCAATGATACCCTGGATCattataaaatagaaaacaaGCATGACTCCCAGATCTTTTTCCTTGTAAACCTCATTCCTGCACTTAGTGGTTTGCACATACCTGgatattatacatattacGCATTATGTTCAAGACCTCCAGACATTGTTCTTTCCGGATGTTCTTACTGAGATCACAACTAAGCAAGCGCCGAAAGCATTGGAGTCCACCATTTTTAAGTATACGCTCTACTGGAGGAAGCTGTTgtctcataaaaaaaaaaggcaaaccCAGACTAAAAGTATGAAACCCATTTCCCATCACACTTCATGAGGAACAGTGCGAGCAGAAGAATTATGAAAGTGCTTGAAAGAAGTATGGTCTTTATACCTCTTTTTGACCATCATCTATGGTTGCAATTTTTGCAAATAGTTTGAGAACCAAACCGAGTAGTGAGGGTGATGAAC
This genomic window contains:
- the LOC116192806 gene encoding importin subunit alpha-1-like — its product is MRNMYNIQGIIEADLIKPLINLLQQADHRIKQEAAFAIGSAICKADDDQLRYFGNQGCVRPFSNLLASDNREVLHYSLRVVEKILKVGHADKKSGKTGDENVYLEMLRNAGGICKLLHLTDHARDEDIQERAKKVIQTYYWMEQEMVFSKDDEGGTNASYGSNSSWRS